From one Mustela nigripes isolate SB6536 chromosome 16, MUSNIG.SB6536, whole genome shotgun sequence genomic stretch:
- the MPO gene encoding myeloperoxidase produces MKLLPVLAGLLAVLAVPQRSEGASPAVLEEVETSVVLTCMEEAKRLVDTAYKERRESIKRRLHSGLASPMELLAYFKQPVAATRTAVRAADYLHVALSLLEGKLRPLQRGPFNITDMLTPAQLNLLSKSSGCAYQDVRVTCPENDKYRTITGHCNNRRSPTLGASNRAFARWLPAEYEDGSSLPYGWTPGVKRGGFPVPLARAVSNAIVRFPTEQLTPDQERSLLFMQWGQLIDHDLDLSPDPGARVSFVAGVDCETSCLQQPPCFPLKIPPDDPRIKNQHDCIPFFRSSPACTDSNITIRNQINALTSFVDASMVYGSEEPLATKLRNTSNGLGLMAVNTRFSDNGRALLPFDTLHDDPCLLTNRSANIPCFLAGDMRSSEMPELTSMHTLFLREHNRLATELKRLNPCWDGERLYQEARKIVGAMIQIITYRDYLPLVLGPQAMRKYLPPYRRYNDSVDPRIANVFTNAFRYGHTLIQPFMFRLDNQYRPMGPNPRVPLSKVFFATWRVVLEGGIDPILRGLMATPAKLNRQNQIVVDEIRERLFEQVMRIGLDLPALNMQRSRDHGLPGYNAWRRFCGLPEPNTVGQLATVLKNLQLAEKLMQQYGSPNNIDIWMGGVAEPLEPLGRVGPLLACLIGTQFRKLRDGDRFWWENTGVFSRQQRQALTRVSLPRIICDNTGITTVSKNNIFMSNMFPRDFVNCSTLPRLDLTSWKDSD; encoded by the exons ATGAAGCTGCTACCAGTCCTTGCAGGGCTCCTGGCCGTTCTGGCTGTGCCCCAGCGCTCTGAGGGTGCCAGTCCAG CTGTCCTGGAGGAGGTAGAGACTTCAGTGGTACTGACCTGCATGGAGGAAGCCAAGCGACTAGTCGACACGGCCTACAAGGAGCGGCGGGAGAG CATCAAGAGGCGTCTTCACAGTGGCTTGGCCAGCCCCATGGAACTGCTGGCCTACTTCAAGCAGCCGGTGGCAGCCACCAGGACAGCTGTGCGGGCTGCCGACTACCTGCACGTGGCCCTAAGCCTGCTGGAGGGGAAGCTGCGGCCTCTGCAGCGGGGGCCCTTCAACATCACTG ACATGCTGACACCAGCCCAGCTGAATCTGCTGTCCAAGTCTAGCGGCTGCGCCTACCAGGACGTGAGGGTGACGTGCCCGGAGAATGACAAGTACCGTACCATCACCGGTCACTGCAACAACAG ACGCAGCCCCACGCTGGGGGCCTCCAACCGCGCCTTTGCACGCTGGCTGCCGGCCGAGTATGAGGACGGCTCCTCGCTGCCCTACGGCTGGACGCCCGGGGTCAAGCGCGGCGGCTTCCCGGTGCCCCTG GCGCGCGCAGTCTCCAACGCCATCGTGCGCTTCCCCACCGAGCAGCTGACCCCGGACCAGGAGCGCTCGCTCCTGTTCATGCAGTGGGGCCAGCTAATCGACCACGACCTCGACCTGAGCCCGGACCCGGGTGCCCGGGTCTCCTTCGTCGCTGGTGTCGACTGCGAGACCAGCTGCCTGCAGCAGCCGCCCTGCTTCCCGCTCAAG ATCCCACCAGATGACCCCCGCATCAAAAACCAACATGACTGCATCCCCTTCTTCCGCTCCTCGCCGGCCTGCACAGACAGCAACATCACCATCCGCAATCAGATCAACGCGCTCACCTCTTTCGTGGACGCCAGCATGGTGTACGGCAGCGAGGAGCCTCTGGCCACCAAGCTTCGGAACACGTCCAATGGGCTGGGGCTGATGGCTGTCAACACCCGCTTCAGCGACAACGGCCGGGCCCTGCTGCCCTTCGACACCCTGCATGATGACCCCTGCCTCCTCACCAACCGCTCGGCAAACATCCCCTGCTTCCTGGCAG GCGATATGCGCTCAAGCGAGATGCCTGAGCTCACCTCCATGCACACGCTCTTTCTGCGGGAGCACAACCGGCTGGCCACAGAGCTCAAACGCCTGAACCCCTGCTGGGATGGAGAGAGGCTCTACCAGGAAGCCCGCAAGATTGTGGGAGCCATGATCCAG ATCATCACTTACCGGGACTACCTGCCCCTGGTGCTGGGACCTCAGGCCATGAGGAAGTACCTGCCCCCCTACCGCCGCTACAATGACTCGGTGGACCCCCGCATCGCCAACGTCTTCACCAATGCCTTCCGCTATGGCCACACCCTCATCCAGCCTTTCATGTTCCGCCTGGATAACCAGTACCGGCCCATGGGGCCCAACCCCCGTGTTCCACTCAGCAAGGTCTTCTTTGCTACCTGGAGGGTAGTGCTGGAAG GTGGCATTGACCCCATCCTGAGGGGCCTCATGGCCACCCCTGCCAAGCTGAATCGCCAGAACCAGATCGTGGTGGACGAGATCCGGGAGCGGTTGTTTGAGCAGGTCATGAGGATCGGGCTGGACCTGCCTGCCCTGAACATGCAGCGCAGCCGGGACCACGGCCTTCCAG GATACAATGCCTGGAGGCGCTTTTGTGGGCTCCCCGAGCCCAACACGGTGGGCCAGCTGGCCACAGTGCTGAAGAATCTGCAGCTGGCGGAGAAGCTGATGCAGCAGTACGGTTCACCCAACAACATTGACATCTGGATGGGTGGCGTGGCCGAGCCCCTGGAGCCCTTAGGCCGCGTGGGCCCGCTTCTCGCCTGCCTCATTGGGACCCAGTTCAGGAAGCTCCGCGACGGTGACCG GTTTTGGTGGGAGAACACGGGCGTGTTCAGCAGGCAGCAGCGGCAGGCGCTGACCAGGGTCTCCCTGCCCCGTATCATCTGTGACAACACGGGCATCACCACCGTGTCCAAGAACAACATCTTCATGTCCAACATGTTCCCTCGGGACTTTGTCAACTGTAGCACACTCCCCAGACTGGACCTGACTTCCTGGAAGGACAGTGACTAG